The nucleotide sequence TGATTTATTGGTGGtgtcgtttttgttgttttctttcctacaaCAAAATTACTCGTCAAAACAATGACGAAATCTGgcacaaaaacaaaagtaacgGTATTGCTTATCCCTGAGAAGTTTTAAgaaaattttggtttggtttgttttgaattacgcgcaaacctacacgagggctactagagctagccatccctaatttagcagtgtaagactacagggaagacagctaatcatcataacccaccgccaactcttgggctactcttttgccaatgaatagtgggattgaccgtcacattccaACGATCCTACGGCCgaaaaggcgggcatgtttggtgtgacagggattcgagcccgcaaccctaaaattacgagtcgagtgccttaaccacctggttacgCCGGAcctttaagaaaattaaaatatcagattTGTTTCGATAAAACCAGCCTTGCAGGCCACAAAACCTATTGTTTTGTGTCATAAACATCATCGTTATTAGAGTGGATATAAAGGTAGTAGTGCTATTAATTTGTAAGCAATCGGATAAATATTGAGATGATGACTCAGATTTAAAAATGTAACACGCGCgctataaaaacaaatgaaaaaaaaaaaagagaaagtaaacGAAAATTTAGTGATATGTGGCTAAACGATATTTCGACAGTGGTTCCAAGAAttcgtttcattttttttctaacttctAGTGTGTTGATGGTTTAGAGTTTTCAATATCTGTAGTGTGGCTGTTACTATGGGTGAGTTTCATAGGAGCCAATTTTATACACACTTACATTGTCTAAAAAAACTGCGTGATGTGGGGCGTGTGTGCTTACTTTTTCCTTGGCCACGTGACTCACCACTGTGTGTCTTGacattttcaaaataagaaaaaagttatttttattgaacgTATAATTAACTATTCTTCTCTAAATTCACGtgatacaaaataaagttttttagaGTGATTTGTAATGGATAAATATGTTTGGTAGTTAACAAAAGCTTTAAtaagttgataaaagagtatcatTAATATATCTACAAGTCTAACTTGTGTAAAGTTCATTAACAGACGAGAATTTCACCGGAGACTTTAAGAACGTTAGATCAATTCTTTTATtaagatagttttattaaatCAGTTCTGTAAATTGCAATTATTTATTCCATTCATACTATATAGGaagttttcatttataatttaaccAAAGAAAACGAAGGTATGTATTATACCAGGTCATCTGGTGTCAGAAACGTCAGATGCTTTCCTCTCAGATGAGGAGGTTCTGCACAGTAGCCCCACAAACTTTTTGGAAAATTATAGTCAAGTATCCACCGTAATTGACTATCACAAACAACAGGATTATCtgtgaaaaaaatgaataaatataccTTAAGTAAAGCAACTACAACATGCGAAATCTACAATTTCTATACgataaaaaaactatttgtttagAGTTAACCAAACTGCGAAATTGGAATTGCCGCAGTTGTTTTTCTCCAAACAATGTGTTATGTcgagtttatatattatttaatgatttgTTGAATGTCTTGTTGGTAATACATAACTACGGTGGCAcacgtatgtctgcggactttaatcctagaaacagagtttcgatacccgtggtaggttattctttgtgtagctttgtacttaataataaacaacatatgaCTTGTAAATAAGAACACTGAATAAATTTGATCATAGAGGCCATACAAGTTTCTAGTAATACAGAATATAGGTTGTTGAAAAGCCAGCTTACCGTTTAGCCACACTGAATCCAGCTGATTCCATACAGGCTTCCAGGTAGCTTCGTCTAGCACTGTTATGTTGTTACCTTCCAAATATATATCTTCTAAATTGTGCATATTAGTGAATAAATCTCGTGGTAGCTCCTTAATCTCATTATAACTACAAAGTACATAaaaaaagcctttttttttaaagtaagctTTCTCATGGACTACTATTACACAATGTTTATACATGACAGATAAAATATGACTGTTACTAAATgggaacaaaataatttaaaaattacccACTACATTCATTccaaaaaaaacaccaaattataaattaaatccGATCTTGTTACTAAGAAAATTAAGCATCATctacaaacaatataacaaagcaTTGAATCGATTAAgaaagagtaaaataaatacagatgtttaacaaccaagattttaaaataaatacagatgtttaacaaccaagattttaaaaataaataaaaatataaaaacagttttactaaAACCAGAGCTATATAAGCTTTAGTAAACTGTTAAGATTTAAATTACTGCTTTTTATTGCAAATCTTGTGCAAAGAACGTTATGATTAATTCAAGGGAGTTACTGACAAGTATATAAGAAAAATCATCAACATTCGAGCCCCTTCATCTAGCTTAACTGATGAAGATGAAAGTTGATGCTCAACTTTTgatagtttattgtttaaaactgttacctAATATCCAAAACTTGTAGGTTATTTGGAAACATGGATCGATAAActttggaaattttattttctgagatACTTAAATAAGTGAGATTGGTTAGATGAGCAAAGACTGTTTGACCTAAAGATTCTATCTCATTGTCAATTAAGAAAAGCTCTATGAGAGATTTTGGGCCATCCAAAAACCAGTCATCCACAACGTCGAGAGAATTCCAGATTATTTCCAGTATCTTCAAATTTGTAAAGTGACTGAAGAATAAATTTCCCGATCCTCGTCTTAGACTTTCCGTTATGTAAATTTCTTCTGTTGGCTCAGAGTTATTTTCTAAGAATGGAGCGTCTTCTTCAGATATAGGATCCAGATTCAAATGAGAAAGTGATAAGACCTTAAAAGTTATGTCTTTGAACAGTAGTTTTGGAATTCTTTGTAATTCAGAATATAATAACTCAATTTCATATATTGGgccataattttttaaaacttctacCAAATCTGTTATATTTTGCAAAGACTGAATATAGCGACAGTAGATTGACAATCCTTCTGAGGAAAGAGAACAGGAACAAGGCTCTATTTTATCAGTCTCTGGGCAGTCATACGTTTTTGATGAAGAGGAAAGACTTACATGTCCATGTGTTAGTGCTAGTGCACTGCACCAAAAAAATAACACGAGAGGAGCACAGCAGTTCATGcctgtaaaagaaaaaagaactaaCTATTGCAGTTAACGTATTTCTCAAATTATGTAAAGTAGCTTCATCAATTTTCGTTAAATCccacaaattaaaattttactctTCCATTGCTTCTCCTTAGGTTTTCcgtcattattaatatttatcatttgccatgtaaattttaacactcaTTTTTTACGTAAAACAATTCTTGTTAGATTATCAAATACGCTGCAATTTACTAAAAAAGaataatgacaaaaaagaaaaacacattaatgTTCATTATCCTATGAAGTGCGTCTTTACTTTCGCCCTGCGTTTGTGTTTCCCTTCATAAaacataggtttgtttgtttgtttgtttgttttgaatttcgcgcaaggctacacgaggactatctgtgctagccgtccctaattttgcagtgtaagactagagggaagggagctagtcatcaccacccaccgccaactcttgggctactcttttaccaacgaatagtgggattgaccgtcacattataacgctcccacggctgaaagagcgagcatgtttggtgcgaccgggatttgaacccgcgaccctcggattacgagtcgaataccttaacacgcttggccataccggacccGTAAAACATAGAACAGAATAAGATGGTTGgattaaaacatagaacagaaTAAGATGGTTGGATGTGAAGCATGAGAAATAGTGAAAAAGTTGAACTCGATTCCAAATCGTCTTATTAATTTCTCTtcaattataaaaactaaaactgtaatcagatatatttgttcaaataactaattataaaattttacactGGTTTAGTTTTTGTTACACGCATAATTTCCTCAAAGTTTTGTCAAATTTTTCTATTTCATGGAACAGATTCTAATCAAGAAGACAGCTCTTTTTCAGAGTTTTCGGGATTCTTCGTTGTCAACCAATGAATGATATCTTCTTTAGTACTAAACATGACTAAAATCATTTAGTGTGCCTTATTTCATGACCACGAATTTTGTTTACATAGAGACATTTGAATGATAAAgaaatttctatattttacacGTTTATCCTGATACTTTACTCCGCGACCCATGGACCAGCCTAGAGATCATAACACTCATTCATAAATGCTTCTAACCTGCTGACCAGATGGAAAAAAACCAGTTACTAATATCACTCAAGTTATaggtttataataaaaacaaatggtaTATTACGAATCCAAACATTAAATCTTCCAATCCCAGTTCGACACGTTAACGTTAGGCCAGCTCTAAcactaaaacaaaagcaaaacaaattagTAACAAATGTTATTGCACATTTggctattttaaataataaacctCCAACTGAAGACAAATCACATTACTATTGTATGTTACTGACTACTGGGatgacttttaaaaattaaatctgttggattattttttgtattaataatccaaaaatagaagtaatatttgaaatgaagGGTCATTTTAGTAGAAACTTGTAAAGAATACATCATATAGATGAGAGTTCGTAAACTTAAAACAGTAAGTTTCATGAATTATCACTCGGTCTTTTGTATGACAGAAAAATTAACTAATCCCACTGAAAAGATGAATATGTTCCATCTTATAGATGTATCCATTCCATGGCGCTGGTGAAGATAATCTTCACTGAAAGAATTAGCTAAGAAAGTGATTTtggaaatttaataattatatcttaAGCGTTAcaaattgtaatgaaaataaatgaagaaactgAATTCAAAGAACTTTACGTTTAAGCATACACTTACTTATACCgaataagaaaaaaagatatatgtttatatttctgcAGGTAATGACGATTTAATTTTAGAGGTTTTACTAATGATTACTAAATCTTGGAAATTTTATGGTGTGATGGTCAGCGTGTGGGGACGAGGATCAGAATTTTCTAGTTTCGAATTGCTAAACACCATACGCTGTGGAAAGgtcataaatatgaaaaacaacacCGATAATCAGATAAAACCAGCCGCGTACGTGACGTGACGTGTACGTCAATTACTAATTCGCTCCGTTTTTATTATACGTGAGTTATTCCTAAACCTTAAGGGTTCGAGACATAGGCAATTAGTCTCTAATGTATCGTTCGTGTTGAAAATACTGAATACATAGCCTAGACATTTTTTTGTACATgcgaagttaaaataaaaaatgttacccACAAGGCAgaggaaatatattattttacataaaaagcaAAATGCACTAAACTCAAaagcttttgtttttgaaaactaAGACAGATGGTCATTCTTTCAGAGAAGTTTACAATGTTATAAATTTTTGTGCTCTAGAAAGgataaaagaattattttcaaagttaaattatgaaaattagaAAGGCTTTTTATTAGAGAAATAGAGAAAATTCCTCAAAATAATATGAGCAATTAAATTAAACTCGAAACATACTAATCCTTGAAAAAGCATTATTTTTTGTACTGTGAACTTCTATTTAGAAGgttctttattttttgaattctactttaaatatttattcattgccaaatatacaataatattaagtTACGAATAATAGGACTGGCGTGGCCATGTTGTGTGGTTGCGAGCTCGTATCCATGttacctggcccggcatggttcgactcttaatctgatggtcgcagatttgaatccctgtcacaccagatATATTCCCATTTTCAACGGGGCATTATCACGTGACGATCAAGcttactgttcgttggtaaaagaataggctAAGAGTTAGCGGagagaggtgatgactagcttccttccgttttgtcttacactgttaaattaggaacggctagtgcaaataacccaTGTGTTGCTTTGTTCGACATaagacaaacaagcaaacaaatattcCACGTCACCGAATATACTTTTTTTGTATGGCTGGCGTCTGAGCCATAGGTAGTTGTAAAGATTCTTAGCTTTCATACTTACCAGCCGATCTCAAGCTGGAATTAATATTGTTAAGAAAAAGAAGATTAATCTAGAAACTATAAAAATAGACAAGGTAGCGCCCCCTTTACAACTGAAagaattatatatctttatctttttttttaatttctgggTATGTTGTTAAGAGaaagaattatataaaacaatataaactgcTTTCAGTTGAAATAACAGTAAAGACTCTTATAAGGAGATTAAGACTAATTTTACCaatgtataaatttaatgttgttaaatttgttacttatttatGGGAAAATTggaaatgtgtatattttatatcttacaaAAATACGCCTTTAGTAATTTATAGAATAATTGTAAAAcactattatttaatttcttagtgGGATTAGTGGATTAGTGGGAGAGTAACAGATAATTGAATATACAGATATGACTGTTGTGTTAAcaacataatactttaaaaaataatttagtctAAAGAAGGTTATTGTCCCCCACAgttgcacagcgatatgtctgaggACAAACGATGTTAGAATCAAGGTTTCCAGACCTGAAGTTGACAAAACACagatttgtgtagctttgtgcttaatcacaaaACATcgttattttctgaaatattcaaAGTGAACAAAGAGAAAGACCATATTTTCTATGTTAagaaatttaaagagaaaaataaaatagcttCATGTATTCACGCTGTATTCCacaattataatttatgttgaaacaaattttgaaaattcatgaaatatttcCGTAtgattataagtaatatatttcaaCCAATTGgttgattaaatatatattttacctgGGTTGAACTACAGATGGTGGAATACTCTTTTTGTAGTAGAGATGGTTCATGATGGGATATTTTGACAGATAGATTTAAAAATCGTGTACTTTTCCAGTAATACTACTGCTTGGTCCAATCCAGTGAGGTAGGCGCAATTTAACagctacaaaattatttaatctgTTTTGCTACCTTTGACTTAAAAAGTCAATTGCtcaaaaattaaaagattaataCGACTACGCTAGTTACAGCAAAGCTAAGTAAATTTTTTGAGTTTGCGGCACAGAATATACGTCATCTACAGTGACGTATCATCTGGCAATGAACCTCTTTTTTattaattcacaaataaatattccTCTGACCTTAAAAATCATACATGAACTAGTTTCGAGAATGTTCGAAGTTAGCTTTACGATTCGGCTGCTGGCACCAGAATAATCAAAacacgccccccgctagtacagtggtaagtctacagatttacaatgctaaaatcaatggttcgattcccctcagtgagctcagcagatagcccgatgtggctttcttataagaaaacacacacacaatgaaaacTACCACatgtaataacttaaaaatactttaacttattttacaaagtttatagTCTAGATATtgaactaaaaatacaaaaaatggttAAAATAGCTGTAAGTAaagttcttatttgtttaattctttAACAAAGCAATTTTCACTTTATCACTTTCGAACTGGAACATGCAAGATGTATTCTTGCTTCGAAATTTGAGTTATAAACCAAAACTATTCTGTTAAGCAAAGCTTGTCgagaaacaattacaaaaaatgaaCAGACTCTAACGAAGACTAAAACTTTACGTAAAATAAACACTTatcattaaagtaataaattcaGTACTTTCAAATGCATTTATTatggttgttgtttgtatttacatATGATAAGAGAGTACGtttcataaataaactaaaacttacaaATGTAGATTTTTTGCATCATTTTCACATTGAAACTTTCTATGTCAAACTTTAGAAATACTTCGGAAACACTTAACACAATACTCTTCTTTCTTGATATTTACATATACTTACTATACTTACAAGACAATCATCTTACTACTAGTATACATTACAAAGAAATACGTTCACACACGTGCCTACATTTTGAATCTCCCCCCTCGTACAGTAACAAAGCGTCAATACCATACTAACTATGTATTGATGATAACGACTGTAAATCCAGACatgaaaactttcttttttaagaGCCACTATCCTTGTTCACTCATTTACGAAAgtgcccccccccgctagtacagtgataaatctacggatttacaacgctaaaatcaggggttcgattcccatcggtgggctcagtaaatagcctgatgtggctttgctataagaacacacacacactcatccaCGACGCAACCACCAAAACTAGCTTATATATCCATGAGTAAACACTTAACTCTACcaagaaaaaacacacagttttaatactcatcaggatctctattAGCCTAATCTCAATTTGGAAAAAAATTTTAAAGCAGTTTTAGAGCATATAAAGTTTGGGAATagtcaaatacatcagtcgaaaaTGTCCGACCTCGAGAGTCCAAAACTGCAATTACAGTATTTTCCCAATAAGTCTGAAAAAGTTACCCTGCGTCTTCCACGGCGAAGATTATGTTGCTCATAGACCTAAACCTAAACCTAGAGGAATCGTTTCCATActagacagtaatccaagcccCTTTATATGACCTAGAATGAAATGTAAAAGTTACTTggcattaaataacaaataaataaacaagaacaggtcACCGCACATATGGTGCTGTAATACTGGCACTCTTTTCAACTCCCCAGGtttagaataatgttattactggtaataatacatatattccAGTGGTAACATAAGGTATTcactttcaaaggtagatatGATAAGCATATAGCTCATAAAAAACGAGAAGCAGGAAAGAGGATTTATTTACCATAAGTCACTAAACCATCCACGAAACATTTTGGtaagattggtggaagtgctTCGACCTTATTCTTAtgcttatatatatttgttttttctaaatttagCTAACCAAAATGGGGTGAGTCTTCAACGCCGGGAAATACAATTGTTCTCAACtcagtcaagagatgacggagctatgaactaaaagtttgtacttagaaaaaagcaacaacagcaacaacaacaaacaccaaAGCCGTTTTATGAATATAACAAAAACTTAGTGATCGTTTAACCTATTTTTCAATTTAGATATCTTTGTTGTCTCtgcatttttaactttatattttatacgtAAAGTGTGTcaagtaaattttgatttttacatttcttttggtTGTGTAACGATTATCTTCTTAAATATGAATGATCGCCACTTgtgtgttatttaaattttaagaaacaattaaaatgaaggttttatatttacacaatgGCTTTTGAGTAATTTTACACGATTCCAtataacatatatgtatgtatgttattgCGTATAAGATTGCCAGTTCGGTATCTTTGCTGTTAAAGGTGTTTAAGCCGTCACAAagataaaagtagatgtttatAATTTGTAGCATAAATGAACATTATTTCATCTTTATTCCTAGGTGCTGTGAATTAGGAATACTcatatttacttgtttatattttattttatgtaaaatttagttacaaaattattttaaataacgaaAGGTACATTAGGAATCTATTACTCAGATATGAAATAATAAAGCTACATTAATTATTTACACGATACAGACAGTGAACAAGTAGACATGAGTTTTAAACACTTTCTCCatccacaaaaaaaaaatgtatctttgaTAAGCAAGTTCgtattgttacaaatatatattcacGTTTAAAATTCGTCACTTGAAACTTCGTATCAGTTTAGATTTATGTTTATACTTACAGAAAGTAAAGCCAAGACTTTATGAAATAGTTTACCTTATTTAACATTCAAACCCTCAGTTCTTGTCCCACTCACTGGAATCTTTTGTGCATTAATGTCTGTAGAGAGCTTGAATATTTTAGCTATATAATCCTCTTGATATGTATAAATGATTATCATGTAAGCGCATATCACAGGCAATCAAATTAATAATGAATACAGATTGCTGTTATCTCACATATGTTTACTATACGCAATTCTCACACACGCGGATATGCAATGGCGACTACagagagataaaaatattattatttacattgtataaaatgaaactgaaaaagaagaTATCCGGGAAGATGAGAATAGAAGTAGAAGAAGAAGATGTATATGCAGGATAAGCAAAGTGGACAAAGAAATACcgattaaaaacacaacaagcaaaaaggaaagaaaatgaaataaagataaaaacacaaTATAGGTATTAGGCTACTCTCATAGAGAATATAAAGAAAGTAGAGGAGAAACTCTGACATtcagttgaaaaataaataaatgaacagttattaacaaataaaataaattactcaatatataacaattgtataaaaaaaaatctaacaaaagTAGATAGAAAGAATCTATTTAAATAGTCATCGTTTAACGTAAGACATACGAGATAATACCATTGTAGGTTGTGTATGttgaaattaaagataaataactATTGACCAAAAAAACAACGGACAAAGtagttaaaaagtattatttcaaacaaaataagactatttaaaagtgtttaaaaggATTAAGTTTAAACTAGGAAAATGCTGAAAAAGATAGATTTTGGTTGGAACGGAAggtttggtttaatttgttttgaatttcgtccctaatttagcagtgtaagacaagagagaaggtagCTCGTCATAACAACCCACCGCCAGCTCGGAAGTTaagggcccggcattgccaaccgtgttaaggcgtgcgactcgtaatctgaggggcgcgggttcgcatcccggtcgtgccaaacatgccctttcagccgtgggggtgttataatgtgacggtctaatcccactatccgttagtaacagaggagcccaagagttggcggtgggtggtgatgactagctgcctttcctctagtcttacactgctaaattagggacggtgagctcagatagccctcgagtagctttgtgcgaaattaaaaaaaaaaaagaagttaagaTAATATTGATTTCACAATCTAAACTAAGCAGTGCTGTTTAGCAGCAGggacgtagatcctggggggggggATGGAGTGCATACATCCCCccctttcattttaggtgggcggtatggtgcatacaatcatccccccccctacagtttggtctgttgaattgttttattgcatcataggtctacaaactgtgtgtttgttcttgtgattctcgtattcttaccaatcgaattacataattagatgtaggctttttcagtagccgaaatgtacatctttaatgtaggcgtgtttctaagcttttcgttctaagcgatagttcgtaaatATCAGTCAGTAGTCCTAAGTaagtatcgtagcaacaagattactctgtgactgactgcatgtttacagttttcaggttcacgtaatcagaaatTACCAATCTGCATATTGAACAGTCCAtgtaagtggttgcaaaaatcatccccccccatcgggtgtaaaaaatctacgcccctgctgtTCAGTATTAAGAATAGTGATTTCATAATACCAGAAtcttattttcataaacaattttCCATTTTAACCAACggagtttataataaaattgacctatataaaactatataaggCCAAAACATCCAATcacattttaaagtaaagtaaaaattacGTTAAACAACTTCATGGGTGAATTTCCTACTCATAACTGTAATCGTTATCAAAAAACTGATAACTTAGATGCAGTCATAGCCTGAATACTCCAATGTCccgatttatattaaacaaactcTTCCAGAAAACAATAGTACTTAGAAGGTTCGACCCATAAGAAGCGGTAGCATCGAATTTAAAGTTGTGGTGTCTTTACGAGTAACATGAAACCTTATCATATCGACACAAGCTAGTGTACAGTAGATTGCTTGTCACAAATGCATAGCACGTACATACAAGTTAGAGTCTTGTCGACTGATTCACATACGTATTTTTACTAGTGATATAAAATCTTGGTGGTGTCTTGTTGACTGATTTATATATGCGTCTTTACAAGTAAAAGGATAACATGAAAagcaaagaaaataacaaaattaaatcgaattcaaacataaaattcaaaatcctaatacaatattaaaaataaagaacatcaaaatcaaattatgaaatatattacaataaactcAAAATGATAATTCAAATTAAGGTATGTATATTTGTACTTTACGTTCTATTGGAAAACTACTAAGACTTCCTGCTACTGTCCTTAATTTGGACCTATGACCGGAacaaaagcagctagtcaacagcacccttCCATCTATCATACACGCTGAACTACAATGGTTCCCAAAGAGTGCACTGCGGCGCTTAAGGGCGCCACGggttatttcaaaatttcaggGAATCATAGCGACATCGACATCTGTCGAACACCGCGCGAACTACTAGTTCGACCAGGTCACAGTTTAGACATTAGATCGCGCTACACTCCTTTTGATGACGTTCTCGAATGgttgagatatgtttttgtttacttgtactttcggcTATGTcagtaacttctcgaactttctcgTTTCTTAGATATTTGTATAAATACCTGTTGACTATCGGGGTCCGTCAGTAAATGAAATAGctgaagggtgttgtgatcaagtgtctgcgaggtctaacgaagttcagtgaattatttattttgttgatttttagtcttTGTGCATAAAATTTGAAAGATTTTTGAAGATTACTAAGAAGTGTTcgagtgaagaaaaggatggcgaaccacagaccagtggcaaagttgtgaTGAAACGAAAGTATgacgatagttatctagattttggttttatttcggtagatgtcaatcatgaagagtgtTTGCAGTGtatattatgtctaaaagttttggtTCTAGAATACATGCTTacaagtaaactaaaacgccacttagagaccaatcatattaacatggctagtaaatcccgtcattattttaccagaaagttaaaacagttgaaagaacaaaaaggtacattttttaaacaagcaTGAATACCAAGCAATACTTT is from Tachypleus tridentatus isolate NWPU-2018 chromosome 2, ASM421037v1, whole genome shotgun sequence and encodes:
- the LOC143244692 gene encoding uncharacterized protein LOC143244692 isoform X2; this encodes MNCCAPLVLFFWCSALALTHGHVSLSSSSKTYDCPETDKIEPCSCSLSSEGLSIYCRYIQSLQNITDLVEVLKNYGPIYEIELLYSELQRIPKLLFKDITFKVLSLSHLNLDPISEEDAPFLENNSEPTEEIYITESLRRGSGNLFFSHFTNLKILEIIWNSLDVVDDWFLDGPKSLIELFLIDNEIESLGQTVFAHLTNLTYLSISENKISKVYRSMFPNNLQVLDISYNEIKELPRDLFTNMHNLEDIYLEGNNITVLDEATWKPVWNQLDSVWLNDNPVVCDSQLRWILDYNFPKSLWGYCAEPPHLRGKHLTFLTPDDLV
- the LOC143244692 gene encoding uncharacterized protein LOC143244692 isoform X1: MIDGRVLLTSCFCSGHRSKLRTVAGSLSSFPIERMNCCAPLVLFFWCSALALTHGHVSLSSSSKTYDCPETDKIEPCSCSLSSEGLSIYCRYIQSLQNITDLVEVLKNYGPIYEIELLYSELQRIPKLLFKDITFKVLSLSHLNLDPISEEDAPFLENNSEPTEEIYITESLRRGSGNLFFSHFTNLKILEIIWNSLDVVDDWFLDGPKSLIELFLIDNEIESLGQTVFAHLTNLTYLSISENKISKVYRSMFPNNLQVLDISYNEIKELPRDLFTNMHNLEDIYLEGNNITVLDEATWKPVWNQLDSVWLNDNPVVCDSQLRWILDYNFPKSLWGYCAEPPHLRGKHLTFLTPDDLV